The Ectothiorhodospiraceae bacterium BW-2 nucleotide sequence CTCTAAAATTCGAATCCCCTCGGTGTGGCGTTCTAGCGCCAATTCAGTATCGGCTAGATAGAGCATAAACTCAGCATCTAAGCCGCTGCGCCCCTTCACCTCCTGCTCTAGCTGCTGTAGTAGCTCGATAGCCTCCTCATGACGCTTTTCACTCTGTTTTTGAGTCGCTTTAACCAGTTTTAGGTAGAGATTATCCTCCTCACGAAACTCCTTTCGCGCTTGGCTCATCGTCTCTCTAGCGCCGAGCATATCCCCCATGCGGGTCTGAACGGTGGCGAGGCGAGCGTAGTGGCTAACATGGTGGTGGATGGAGTGGGTGGCATAGTTAATCACCGCTCTGGCGGCGGAGAGAGCGACATCGAGGTGGCCATTATGGAGTGCCGCACGGGCGAGTCGTTCTTGACGCGAGACATTTTTGGGCGAGAGGCTGGTCGCCTCCTGTAACACCCCCTCAGCCTCACCTATTCGATTTTGGCGCCAGCGAATTTGAGCTAGTAGATCGTAAGCGGCCACCATGCTCGGATTTTGATGCAGTAGCCGTTGCAGTAGCTCTTCGGCTAGCTGGAGCTCCCCTTGTAATAGGTGGGCCTCGGCCTTACCTAGCATCGCCCACGGCAGAGGGCGCTGATTGATTAGCTGCTGGTAGATGCTAATCGCTTCGGCGACTCGGTCGAGCTTCATTAACATCTCGGTCTGGTAGCGCTGGAGTAGAGTCTGGTAGTGAGGGAGTTGCCGTTCTAGCTGCTTCGATAGGGTGATTGCCTGCTCTAACTCTCCTTGCTGTTGCAGCTCATAGAGGGGGCGGAGCTTCTCTATGCGTTGCAGTTGGCGTAGTAGTCGCTTGCGCAGTAGCTGTTTATTGAATGGTTTAGCCAGATAGTCATCGGGACGAAACTCAACCGCCCCCATGACCATATCCATCGCATTTTCGACCGTGACCATAATAAAAAGCGTTAGTTCAGAGATAAGGTTTTTGCTCCGGACCTCCTCTAATAGCTGCTGACCATCTTTGCCGCTACCTAAGTTGTAGTCACAATAGACGACATCGTAGTGGCGGTGGGTGAGCTGCTCTAGCGCCTGTTTCCCATCGTGAGCGATATCGATATCGTTAGCGCCAATGGAGCGCAGCAGTTGGCGCAGATATTGGCGAAATTGATCAAAGTCATCGATCACCAGATACTTCTGGTTGGCAATGAGCTCTCTGTCATCACTATCCACAGCGATTATCTTGGTTCGATTCGATTCGGTTACAGGTTATCTAGTATCGCCCGTTTGACGGCATCGAGCTCAGCGGCGACGGTGATCATCTTCGAACCGCTCTGCTTAATGGCGATATCGGGATCTTTTAGACCGTGGCCAGTTAGGGTGCAGACAATTTTACTCCCCTGTGCAATCTTCCCCTGCTGAATATCGGCCATCGCGCCGGCGAGTGAGGTCGCGGAGGCCGGTTCACAGAAGATACCCTCCTTGTCGGCTAAGAGTTTTTGAGCCGCTAAAATCTGCTCATCGCTACACTCATCGAACCACCCCTTTGACTCCTGCTGTACCCTCCACGCCTTCTCCCAGCTCTGTGGGTGGCCAATGCGAATGGCGGTGGCAACCGTTTCAGGATTATCGACCATCTCCCCTCGTAGAAAAGGGGCGGAACCGCTAGCCTGATAGCCGACCATGATAGGGACTGAGTTGACAATCCCGTGGTCACGATACTCGGTATAGCCCATCCAGTGGGCGGAGATATTACCGGCATTGCCCACCGGAATGCAGTGGTAATCGGGGGCGGTACCTAACTCTTCGACAATCTCAAACGCTGCGGTCTTCTGCCCCTGTAGTCGAAAGGGGTTAATCGAGTTAACGATGGTGACAGGTGAGTGGTCGGCGACCTCTTTCACTAGCCGCATACCGTCATCAAAATTCCCCTCGATTTGAATTACCACCGAGCCGTGCATCATCGCTTGAGCTAGTTTACCCATCGCAATCTTACCTTCGGGGATGAGCACAAAGGCGGTAATGCCGGCACGAGAGGCATAGGCGGCCGCTGCGGCAGAGGTATTACCGGTTGAGGCGCAGATAATCGCTTGCGAGCCCTCTTCAACCGCCTTGGTGACCGCCATGGTCATGCCGCGATCTTTAAATGAGCCGGTAGGGTTGAGCCCCTCATATTTAATATAGATGTCGATATCTTTGCCGAGGTGGGCTGGAATATTATGCAGGCGAATGAGGGGGGTATTGCCCTCACCGAGTGAGATAATGCGGGTATCATCATGCACCGGCAGACGGTCACGGTAGCGATCAATTAATCCGGTGTAGCGGGGGCGAAAAGACATAGCGCTCTCCTTATCTGTTGGCGATAGTTTTGCGGTGGGTTGGGTCGGTGTGGCTGGCCTACTTTAGGCTCTCCATCCGAATGCGTACCGCCCTGCCGGTCACACTAGGTAGAGCCTCAATGGCGTAGAGCGCTTGATTCATCTGCCGCTCTTTGACTTTGTGGGTCAGCATAATCAGCGGTAGGGTGCTCTCGCCGTGCCAAGCCGCTTTTTGAATCATCGCCTCAATCGAGATGCCGTTATCGGCTAAGATGCGGGTGATTTCGGCTAACACACCGTGGTGATCTTGCACCATCATCCGTAGATAGTAGCTAGTTTCGACCTCTTCCATACTGATAACTGGCGTGGTGTCGAGGGCAGCGGGCTGAAACGCCAGCGCCGGTACACGGCTGCCGCCCGACTCATCTTGTAGATCACGCGCGACATCAATAATATCGGCCACCACGGCTGAGGCGGTGGCTTCGGCACCGGCTCCAGCACCATAATAGAGGGTCGGCCCGACCGCATCACCATACACCAGTACTGCGTTCATAACGCCATCAACATTGGCCAGTAGCCGCCGTTCGGGGATGAGGGTTGGGTGGACGCGCAACTCGAATCCAGCCGGCGTGCGACGGGTGATTCCTAGATGTTTAATGCGGTAGCCGAGCTCTTCGGCATACTGCACATCTTCGCGAGTAATGTGGCTAATGCCTTCGGTATAGGCTTTATCAAACTGTAGCGTAATGCCAAAGGCGACTGAGGCGAGAATGGTCAATTTATGGGCCGCATCGATCCCCTCAATATCAAAAGTGGGATCGGTTTCGGCGTAACCGAGTCGCTGCGCCTCGGCCAGTACATCGTTAAAGTCACGACCGGCGTTACGCATTTCGGTCAAAATAAAGTTACCGGTACCATTAATAATGCCCGCTAGCCAAGCGATCTGGTTAGCCGCGAGCCCTTCGCGAATCGCTTTGATAATCGGGATACCGCCGGCGACAGCGGCCTCATAGGCGACAATCACCCCATTTTTCTGCGCTTCGGCAAAAATCTCATTCCCGTGTTTGGCGATTAACGCTTTATTGGCGGTTACGACATGCTTTCTATTGCTAATCGCTCGCATCACTAGCTCTCGGGCGAGAGTATCTCCGCCAATGAGCTCTACGACTATATTGACCTCAGGGTGGTTGACCACCTCAAACGGATCGCTAGTTAGTGTGATGCCCTCAGTTTTGCAGATACGCGGTTTGTGAATATCTCGTGCCGAGGCGATAGTCATTTCGACTCTATGCCCTACGCGACGGTTGATCTCCACCTGATTACGGGTTAGGACATTGACCGTCCCTCCTCCCACAGTTCCCAATCCTAATATGCCCAGCTTTACGCTACTCAAAATCTTCTCTCCAAATCTCTAACATCACCTAAAAAATACAACTAACAGCGACTAGCCACTGCCCACTAAAAAAAAGCATCGCGTTTAAACATATCTCGAATGCCCCGAATCGCCTGACGGGTACGGTGCTCATTCTCAATCAGACTAAAGCGGACATGGCTATCGCCGTAGTCACCAAAACCGATGCCTGGTGAGACGGCAACTTTCGCCTCCTGCAGCAGTTTTTTGGCAAACTCCAGTGAACCGAGTTCGCGGTAGGGGGCAGGAATGGCCGCCCAGACAAACATAGTCGCCTTTGGCTTCTCCACCTGCCAGCCGATGCTGTTCAGGCCATCGCACAACACATCGCGCCGCTTTTGGTACATAAGGCGAATTTCAGCGACACACGATTGATCGCCATCAAGCGCCGTAATCGCCGCCACCTGAATCGGGGTAAACATCCCGTAATCGAGATACGACTTCATCCGTTGCAACGCACTGACCAACATCGGATTGCCGACCATAAATCCAACCCGCCAACCGGGCATATTATAGGTTTTGGAGAGGGAGTAGAACTCCACCGCCACCTCTTTCGCCCCTTCAACCTGCATAATTGACGGACACTGGTAGCCATCGAAGGTGATCTCAGCGTAGGCGATATCCTGCACAATCCAAATCTGGTGTTCGCGAGCGATAGCGACCACCTTCTCAAAAAAAGCCAACTCAGCCACTGCCGCTGTCGGATTGCCGGGAAAGTTGAGCACCAGCATCTTCGGTTTCGGCCACGAGTCTTTAATCGCCTTCTCCAGCTCGGCAAAAAAATCGACCTCAGGAGTGAGCGGTACATGGCGAATATCGGCACCGGCAATCACAAACCCGTAGGGGTGGATAGGGTAGGCGGGGTTAGGTACCAGTACCGCATCTCCCGGCCCGACGGTAGCTAACGCCAGATGGGCCAGCCCCTCTTTAGAGCCGATAGTGACAATCGCCTCGGTTTCAGGATCGATATCGACATCAAACTTGCGCTTGTACCAGTGACTGATCGCCTTACGCAGGCGCGGAATGCCGCGAGAGAGCGAGTAGCGGTGGGTATCATTGCGCTGCGCCGCCTCACACAGCTTATCGACAATGTGCGTTGGTGTGGGTTGATCTGGATTACCCATGCCGAAATCGATAATGTCCTCTCCCGCCGCTCGCGCCTTGGCCTTAAGTTCATTAACGATATTAAATACATAAGGGGGGAGTCGTCTAATGCGGGGAAACTCTTCAATCAAAGTGATACTTCCTAATTGTAGCGTGAGAAGGGGCGATCTCGGCTTGGCAGCCACCCATCTAGCTGCCATAATCGAAATCCTTGTAGCCTATTTTACCCAAAATTATGCAAATTACCCAAGAGATAAATCGCCACTATTACGCTATTAGTCACTACAGCGACGCCGCTATTACCCTTGCCGCACCACCCGATGAGGGGCGGCTAGTCGTGCGGCAGAGTTTCGTTTTGACCCCCCACGCACTACAACCAGCGTGGCCTGTCACTGACATCGCCCAAATCGATACCGCCGTGCTGCAGCAGCTAGTCGATAACTATCCGAGCGATATTCTACTCATCGGCTGTGGCACTGCGAGCCGCTTTCTCCATCCGCAACTGTTGCTGCCGCTACAGCAGCAGGGGATTGGGGTTGAGATGATGACCAATCGTGCCGCGTGCCAAACCTTTAACACCTTAGTTGGCGATGAGCGCCGAGTCTGTGCGGCAGTAATGTTGCCAGAACTGATTAGCGTTAACTGAGGGGGTTGAGGGTGTATTAGTTATATAAATCAACAATTTAATAACAAAATAGGTTGTTAAATTACCACACGCTATTGCCATCATCTGCCAAAATCAATATAATTTGCGCTCTCAAAATTAGCCGGCATAGCTCAGCAGGTAGAGCAACTGACTTGTAATCAGTAGGTCCCGCGTTCGATTCGTGGTGCCGGCACCAAATAAATCAAAGGCTTGCAGGGTTTTTCCTGCAAGCCTTTTTTGGTTTTTGGGGTTCTGGTGACCCTAGAAAATAAAACTCTACTCCGGCATTAAGTGGCTTGAGCACCTGTCGCGACACTACAGCGCGGATCAGAGCGCTTTTGTCGCAGTAACCCACGATAGTGCCGCTTGTCATGAGTTATATGCTCGCCCGTATGCGGATCTATAAATCGTTTAAATTACATTAGATAATGTCTTATGTAATGCGATACATAATCACACAGTAACAACTCAAGTAGCGCCTTATTTCAGATGGCGCGTGGCAGAGTATGGCTCGGCATCGAGGCGCTAGTGACAGTGGTTAGCCGATTCAATCTTGCTCCAAGTTGGCAGAGTAGAGTAGCCGTGAATATCGCCTTCAGTCATTCGTGGATTAAGCCGCTTAAAAGTTGCATAATATCCAGCATCGGTGGGGGCTCCTGTGAAGTTGCCTGTTTTTCATGACCTTAACTTCCCGTTCCCCTTAAATTTTGGGCGCAGATAGCAAACTATTTAGCAAGGTGTAAAAAATGTTAGCGGAAGAGGATATCTCCTTTATCAAAAACCACTTAGGGGGATGGTTATCCGAGCAGTCACTAGGAAAGCCGCCGGTTGTCTATGAGATTGAACTACGGGAACGGATGGTTCGAGTTGAAGAGGCGCTAAAAAATCAGGGTGAGGAGCTTAAAGCCCAGCGCGAGCTCATTCGTGATCTCATGCACCAAATTGATAAGCGATTTGAGCAGGTCGATAAGCGATTTGAGCAGATTGATAAGCGATTTGAGCAGATTGATAAGCGATTTGAGCAGATTGATAAGCGATTTGAGCAGATGTTGGCACAGACCGATAAGCGATTCGAGGAGA carries:
- a CDS encoding response regulator, which translates into the protein MDSDDRELIANQKYLVIDDFDQFRQYLRQLLRSIGANDIDIAHDGKQALEQLTHRHYDVVYCDYNLGSGKDGQQLLEEVRSKNLISELTLFIMVTVENAMDMVMGAVEFRPDDYLAKPFNKQLLRKRLLRQLQRIEKLRPLYELQQQGELEQAITLSKQLERQLPHYQTLLQRYQTEMLMKLDRVAEAISIYQQLINQRPLPWAMLGKAEAHLLQGELQLAEELLQRLLHQNPSMVAAYDLLAQIRWRQNRIGEAEGVLQEATSLSPKNVSRQERLARAALHNGHLDVALSAARAVINYATHSIHHHVSHYARLATVQTRMGDMLGARETMSQARKEFREEDNLYLKLVKATQKQSEKRHEEAIELLQQLEQEVKGRSGLDAEFMLYLADTELALERHTEGIRILEQIAENHHDDEAVLEEVKALFVKYNMREEGQRLVERIRQRIIELNNHGVAMARKGNMSGALLHFRGALEKMPDNITININTLQVVFHAEDKLQRQPQNIELVRRCLQTLQQRAPQHPKLPMLQSQLKRILKKVLPS
- a CDS encoding threonine synthase, which translates into the protein MSFRPRYTGLIDRYRDRLPVHDDTRIISLGEGNTPLIRLHNIPAHLGKDIDIYIKYEGLNPTGSFKDRGMTMAVTKAVEEGSQAIICASTGNTSAAAAAYASRAGITAFVLIPEGKIAMGKLAQAMMHGSVVIQIEGNFDDGMRLVKEVADHSPVTIVNSINPFRLQGQKTAAFEIVEELGTAPDYHCIPVGNAGNISAHWMGYTEYRDHGIVNSVPIMVGYQASGSAPFLRGEMVDNPETVATAIRIGHPQSWEKAWRVQQESKGWFDECSDEQILAAQKLLADKEGIFCEPASATSLAGAMADIQQGKIAQGSKIVCTLTGHGLKDPDIAIKQSGSKMITVAAELDAVKRAILDNL
- a CDS encoding homoserine dehydrogenase, producing MSSVKLGILGLGTVGGGTVNVLTRNQVEINRRVGHRVEMTIASARDIHKPRICKTEGITLTSDPFEVVNHPEVNIVVELIGGDTLARELVMRAISNRKHVVTANKALIAKHGNEIFAEAQKNGVIVAYEAAVAGGIPIIKAIREGLAANQIAWLAGIINGTGNFILTEMRNAGRDFNDVLAEAQRLGYAETDPTFDIEGIDAAHKLTILASVAFGITLQFDKAYTEGISHITREDVQYAEELGYRIKHLGITRRTPAGFELRVHPTLIPERRLLANVDGVMNAVLVYGDAVGPTLYYGAGAGAEATASAVVADIIDVARDLQDESGGSRVPALAFQPAALDTTPVISMEEVETSYYLRMMVQDHHGVLAEITRILADNGISIEAMIQKAAWHGESTLPLIMLTHKVKERQMNQALYAIEALPSVTGRAVRIRMESLK
- a CDS encoding alanine transaminase; this encodes MIEEFPRIRRLPPYVFNIVNELKAKARAAGEDIIDFGMGNPDQPTPTHIVDKLCEAAQRNDTHRYSLSRGIPRLRKAISHWYKRKFDVDIDPETEAIVTIGSKEGLAHLALATVGPGDAVLVPNPAYPIHPYGFVIAGADIRHVPLTPEVDFFAELEKAIKDSWPKPKMLVLNFPGNPTAAVAELAFFEKVVAIAREHQIWIVQDIAYAEITFDGYQCPSIMQVEGAKEVAVEFYSLSKTYNMPGWRVGFMVGNPMLVSALQRMKSYLDYGMFTPIQVAAITALDGDQSCVAEIRLMYQKRRDVLCDGLNSIGWQVEKPKATMFVWAAIPAPYRELGSLEFAKKLLQEAKVAVSPGIGFGDYGDSHVRFSLIENEHRTRQAIRGIRDMFKRDAFF